Proteins from a genomic interval of Phlebotomus papatasi isolate M1 chromosome 3, Ppap_2.1, whole genome shotgun sequence:
- the LOC129806237 gene encoding arginine/serine-rich protein PNISR, producing MFPIDKGKTPGVAREKNYQSTTWSLNPQAYQNVSNDMVDWAALAQQWIQMKETCPPEDVPPAPPPPPLTRSDFEEQGEAPMEVVDKEEETAFAPASSNQWAPGWNSFRAQNQWRPGWNNWMSPGLVAPPGPGILRGIVPADFRSPPPAIGQQLMAPAVHSASAWPRARFPAAIVTPVGNVVAGKVDSQVSTSASKSDVNFVQADTTTTIDAAKRKNLPAWIREGLEKMEREKQRQAEKEREEQQRREELEKRRQVEEEALKELESMKKDEDDDGAKLPEKSKFESDSDSEADEVFSEGHRKLKGDSARRKSPEAKAEVIKKTLEELMLDVRRTLTEILLEVTNEEIQEIATETIARAQKKKPKPIVVQSSILTTSNIPGKLGLSIYGNSDSEGDSETEEEENSQASGKNDDSDERDSADSDAELQERIKRQVNAFKKTSREIEQQLAEEEEREERKRQENEERERRKASSEVLSKNNGSVERNRDGETEQLDRNSSRSGRSSRPKKQSRFSDPRDTVRGTHLTHVSILGAFRADLVTSIAGNMAESSGSRAITVTASGSKGSSSTSKGSSSSRSRRRSMSSSDDDDEVSSTSSNNSSRKRKHRGRSRSSDRHSRHSRSRRTRSRSRERRSSSSRHSRH from the exons ATGTTTCCGATTGATAAAGGCAAGACGCCGGGAGTTGCCCGGGAGAAGAATTATCAGAGCACAACATGGTCCCTCAATCCCCAAGCCTACCAGAATGTCTCGAATGATATGGTGGATTGGGCTGCTCTGGCACAGCAATGGATCCAGATGAAGGAGACCTGTCCACCGGAAGATGTTCCTCCAGCTCCTCCGCCGCCGCCACTGACCAGGAGCGATTTTGAGGAGCAGGGAGAGGCTCCCATGGAGGTCGTGGACAAGGAGGAGGAGACGGCTTTTGCACCTGCATCTAGCAATCAATGGGCACCTGGATGGAATTCATTCAGAGCTCAGAATCAGTGGC GTCCTGGTTGGAACAATTGGATGAGTCCTGGCTTGGTAGCACCTCCTGGCCCTGGAATCCTCCGTGGGATTGTACCAGCTGACTTCAGGAGTCCACCGCCGGCAATTGGACAGCAACTGATGGCTCCGGCAGTTCACAGTGCCTCCGCCTGGCCCCGTGCACGCTTCCCGGCTGCCATTGTGACACCGGTTGGGAATGTGGTGGCCGGGAAGGTTGACAGTCAAGTAAGTACCAGTGCATCAAAGTcagatgtgaattttgttcaAGCAGACACCACCACGACGATTGATGCGGCCAAACGAAAAAATTTACCAGCATGGATTCG GGAGGGCCTGGAGAAGATGGAGCGCGAGAAACAGCGTCAAGCGGAAAAGGAACGTGAAGAGCAGCAGCGTCGGGAAGAGTTAGAAAAGCGCCGACAAGTTGAGGAGGAAGCTCTCAAGGAGCTGGAAAGTATGAAGAAGGATGAGGATGATGATGGTGCCAAGCTTCCTGAGAAAAGCAAGTTT GAATCTGACTCGGATTCCGAGGCTGATGAGGTCTTTTCGGAGGGACACAGGAAACTGAAGGGAGATTCAGCGAGAAGGAAGTCACCAGAAGCAAAGGCTGAAGTTATCAAAAAGACTCTTGAAGAACTG ATGCTGGATGTCAGGAGAACACTCACGGAAATTCTCCTAGAGGTGACTAATGAAGAGATTCAGGAAATAGCAACAGAAACAATTGCAAGGGCTCAgaagaaaa AACCCAAACCAATCGTGGTGCAGAGCTCTATCCTTACAACAAGCAATATTCCGGGAAAACTGGGTCTGTCGATCTACGGAAATAGTGACAGCGAGGGTGACAGTGAGACTGAAGAAGAGGAAAATTCTCAGGCATCCGGAAAGAATGACGACAGCGACGAGAGGGATTCTGCAGATTCTGATGCAGAACTTCAG GAAAGAATCAAGCGGCAAGTGAATGCCTTCAAGAAGACATCCCGTGAGATTGAGCAGCAATTGGCCGAAGAGGAGGAACGGGAGGAACGGAAGAGGCAGGAAAATGAGGAGAGAGAACGCCGAAAGGCATCAAGTGAAGTGTTGTCGAAGAATAATGGGAGTGTTGAGAGGAATAGAGATGGTGAGACTGAACAACTTGATAGAAATAGTTCAAGAAGTG GTCGAAGCTCTCGCCCTAAGAAACAATCGAGGTTCAGTGACCCGCGTGACACTGTCCGTGGCACCCATTTGACCCATGTGTCAATCCTGGGAGCCTTTCGGGCAGATTTGGTCACGAGTATTGCGGGAAATATGGCGGAGTCTAGTGGCTCAAGAGCTATAACAGTAACAGCTTCGGGTTCAAAGGGATCATCCTCCACTTCCAAGGGTTCTTCGTCCTCAAGATCCCGGAGGAGGAGCATGAGTTCAagcgatgatgatgatgaagtgTCTTCAACGTCCTCCAATAACTCTAGCCGGAAGAGGAAGCATCGTGGAAGATCACGATCAAGTGATCGACACAGCAGACACTCACGAAGTAGACGCACAAGATCGAGATCTCGCGAGAGAAGATCCTCCTCCTCCAGGCACAGTCGCCATTGA
- the LOC129806235 gene encoding dehydrodolichyl diphosphate synthase complex subunit Nus1, producing the protein MSAGILYKFAWFLLHLIFAAAEAVIFYRNYLLRKLKEFSSVSYLEKHGKSPGEYIKLHREHLDKMPQHLAVILGFEEPNFLTLSNLIYWAMASDISYISIYDHQDILQSRLEDFREFVRGSKVTPGHVAFVSGRQGMDGNGFKSQIKVQILSKSDGKPAIGNLCRTLSQEVQRGDLQPDQIDVDYINKRLSDLTGRIPDPDVAIYTGNFCCTYGFLPWQSRLTEFIPMGSQQDFSLDNYLSVLYQFAKKEQRFGK; encoded by the exons ATGTCCGCGGGTATTTTGTACAAATTCGCTTGGTTCCTCTTGCACCTCATCTTCGCAGCGGCGGAAGCTGTGATTTTCTACCGGAATTACTTGTTGCGGAAGCTCAAGGAGTTCTCTTCGGTGTCCTACTTGGAGAAACATGGGAAGAGCCCTGGAGAATACATCAAGCTCCACAGGGAACATCTGGATAAAATGCCTCAGCATTTGGCTGTGATTCTTGGATTTGAGGAGCCAAACTTCCTGACTCTGTCCAATCTCATCTACTGGGCAATGGCCAGTGATATCAGCTACATCAGCATCTACGATCATCAAG ACATTCTCCAGTCTCGCCTGGAAGACTTCCGGGAATTTGTTCGGGGCAGCAAAGTAACTCCCGGTCACGTGGCATTTGTGTCAGGAAGGCAAGGAATGGACGGGAATGGGTTCAAGAGTCAGATAAAGGTACAAATCCTGTCGAAATCCGACGGGAAGCCAGCCATTGGGAACCTCTGCAGGACTCTGAGCCAGGAAGTGCAGCGAGGGGATCTTCAGCCAGATCAAATTGATGTGGACTACATCAACAAGAGACTCAGTGATCTGACAGGGAGGATTCCCGATCCAGATGTAGCTATTTATACGGGAAACTTTTGCTGCACTTATGGCTTCCTGCCCTGGCAATCCAGGCTGACTGAATTCATTCCCATGGGAAGTCAGCAGGACTTCAGTCTGGACAACTATTTGAGTGTCCTGTATCAGTTTGCGAAGAAAGAGCAGAGATTCGGGAAATAG